The following are from one region of the Oryzias latipes chromosome 12, ASM223467v1 genome:
- the LOC101161659 gene encoding calmodulin-regulated spectrin-associated protein 1-B isoform X3 codes for MDGSAGRDSTRRRRGAAAASPDDGGGDDGATEAQIVHLDLYDSARAKIEANLRWLFGKAYGTDHIPAELRDPFYTDQYEQEHIKPPIIRLLLSGELYCRVCGSILPAEHAASLRSHQAVIQTLSKRGIHVLETNNTPVSDLDLSSSPIKMSSHIHLIDALMMAYTVEMFSIEKAVSSVRRFANFSASKELPYNLEDAMVFWINKVNLKMRELAENECKMKQHLLDSPSHQKVRYRRDHLSGRTLQHFPVLEDLMKDVCDGTALLTVIHFYCPEVIRLEDICLKEVPSIADCVYNIQLLTEFSNEYLNKCFYLTPEDLLFSPPVLKNNLMVFIAEVFWWFEIVKPDFVQPKNLQEINDVRLLLQPKGSRSFVPVANVTKRRFLPSSNSADTLTTPPSLDLSAKQKSLSPSHSLPPLRRGQQKTVEEAVSELRNRPNPVTQTDGQHQDSILAWPERRARPLSQPVSSALCFSAQKDAESVIMARSISKDSLTSNIIPPKHMLPAGLPKQRLAAQNLLCHIRIEDEEEETEEEELVSVIHPSAFSRHRNRSDIEPDDIEEQGKTSSSRVSSSTPRQYAAPFMLDQPEDSYYLEPLIAAVPKQAKEKSIRLNKQEESGEMLCRSTVSAPKAHVTSTSQGKPFPAKSSRSTCNPTSEDLAPNSSRLHTEGAAGGAETEKKGFFLHFSGEQDLQGPFSSVIESRQDSDSDVADLEEDEEDEDPIELTKEIEIPGGEKVLEVRHSAECGDGESAKLREDLKVSERDDKEDLSGRTSPCLSTVSCASSCSASGVRMTSFAEKKLLKLSLRDGYSSTSNSQKTTPDGSETAPAWQGKEPSPVLGRTMMLSPHVVPSELLQLHMQLEEQRRAIEYQKKKMDTVSARQRLKLGKAAFLNIVKKGGGRSDTLPLPLKHSQGSPGLGVADRRTPKTLSCKDDSCLDAFKVQTGASADKNNRLTLSQDNSSEPDLNDCSRSIDLLNEAISSIQQQMMQLTLQQGLLMKQSAVSPSEPVQPEPCTASTTMPEPLTSDSKSFAVNFVDIGGSSSTPVRRPPSLSSSKRRRPSEQKPGKESSKTPSVDSSSSSLDCTPSPRECSEEEQRALLESSKMERSIQRNVTFRVHEGTGERSGQYSSQTKLQDPLVSSKTSESPLVDVEEEEINTADSGNEIVSGDESSRTKGLLIEVDLSELKAPQEECIVDGPDSTAEGEQKNVLGFFFKDEEKAEDEMAKRRAAFLLKQQRKAEEARLRKQQQEAEAELKREEARRKAEEERIRKEEEKARRELIKQEYLRRKQEALMEEQGLVKPHVRTKSRRNRPKSLHREESSSFSKGSTTPDLSLSHRGSTLSLATEADSVISGEAETYRAESVCSTESFPMLSRASSRNMERDWENGSITSSITSSEYNGPKLFKEPSSKSNKPIIINAIAHCCLAGKVNEVQKNLVLEELEKCECNHLIILFRDGGCQFRAIYTYSPETEEITKFTGTGPRSISHKMIDKLYKYSSDRKQFTIIPAKSVSASVDALTIHNHLWQIKRPGSARRK; via the exons ATGGATGGGAGTGCTGGAAGAGAcagcaccaggaggaggagaggcgcagcagcagccagtcctgatgatggaggaggtgaCGATGGAGCCACGGAGGCTCAGATTGTTCATCTGGACCTCTACGACTCTGCAAGGGCTAAAATTGAAGCCAACCTCCGCTGGCTCTTTGGCAAAGCCTATGGCACAG atCACATCCCAGCAGAGTTACGAGACCCGTTTTACACTGACCAGTACGAGCAGGAGCACATCAAGCCCCCCATCATCCGCCTGCTGCTGTCCGGAGAGCTTTACTGCCGGGTGTGTGGATCCATTCTTCCCGCCGAGCATGCCGCCTCGCTCCGAAGCCACCAGGCTGTCATCCAAACCCTGTCCAAGAGAGGCATCCACGTCCTGGAGACCAACAATACCCCTGTGTCTGATCTGGATCTCAGCTCCTCTCCCATTAAAATG agctCCCACATCCACCTCATCGATGCCCTCATGATGGCCTACACAGTGGAGATGTTCAGCATAGAGAAGGCGGTGTCCAGCGTCAGGCGCTTCGCAAACTTCAGTGCCTCCAAGGAGCTTCCGTATAACTTGGAAGATGCCATGGTGTTTTGGATTAACAAG GTAAATCTGAAGATGAGGGAGCTTGCAGAAAACGAGTGTAAAATGAAGCAGCACCTGCTGGATTCACCCAGCCACCAAAAG GTGCGTTATCGCAGAGATCATCTGTCTGGCCGCACACTTCAACATTTCCCAGTTTTGGAAGACCTGATGAAGGATGTGTGCGACGGCACAGCTCTGCTAACTGTGATCCATTTCTATTGCCCGGAGGTTATTAGGCTGGAAG ATATTTGCCTGAAGGAGGTTCCTTCCATAGCAGACTGCGTCTACAACATCCAGCTACTGACAGAGTTTTCTAATGAGTACTTGAACAAATGCTTCTATCTGACGCCAGAGGACCTGCTGTTCTCTCCACCAGTCTTAAAG AATAATTTAATGGTTTTCATTGCTGAAGTTTTCTGGTGGTTTGAGATTGTCAAACCCGATTTTGTGCAGCCCAAAAACCTTCAGGAAATCAATGACG TGAGACTGCTGCTTCAGCCTAAAGGTTCTCGTTCTTTTGTTCCCGTCGCCAACGTAACAAAACGGCGCTTTCTGCCTTCATCCAACTCAGCTGACACTTTGACCACACCCCCGAGCCTCGACCTCAG CGCCAAACAAAAATCATTAAGTCCATCTCACTCATTGCCTCCCCTGAGAcgaggacaacagaaaacagtCGAAGAGGCCGTTTCAG agCTAAGAAATAGACCAAACCCTGTGACACAAACAGATGGACAACACCAGGACTCTATACTGGCTTGGCCAGAGAGGAGGGCGAG ACCTTTATCCCAGCCGGTCTCCTCTGCCTTGTGTTTTTCCGCACAGAAAGATGCAGAGAGCGTCATTATGGCTCGCTCCATTAGCAAAGACAGCTTAACGTCCAACATCATTCCCCCCAAACACATGCTGCCAGCAGGCCTGCCTAAGCAAAGACTCGCTGCTCAAAACCTTCTTTGTCACATCCGGatagaggatgaggaggaggaaacagaggaggaagagctggTTTCTGTGATACACCCCTCTGCGTTTTCGCGACATCGAAACAGGAGCGACATAGAGCCGGATGACATAGAAGAGCAGGGAAAAACCTCATCCTCGAGGGTTTCTTCCAGTACTCCACGTCAATACGCAGCCCCCTTCATGCTGGATCAGCCGGAGGACAGCTACTATCTGGAGCCTTTGATAGCAGCTGTCCCCAAACAAGCCAAGGAGAAGAGCATCCGACTGAACAAACAGGAGGAAAGTGGTGAGATGCTCTGTAGATCAACAGTATCTGCTCCTAAAGCTCATGTCACAAGCACTTCACAGGGTAAACCCTTTCCGGCTAAGTCCAGCAGAAGCACCTGTAACCCCACATCTGAAGATTTAGCTCCTAACTCTTCCAGGCTGCACacagaaggagcagcaggaggtgctgagacagagaaaaaaggctttttccttcacttttcAGGGGAGCAGGACCTTCAAGGTCCTTTCTCCTCTGTTATAGAATCAAGGCAAGACTCTGATTCTGATGTGGCTGATcttgaggaagatgaagaagatgaagatccAATAGAGCTGACCAAAGAGATAGAGATTCCAGGAGGCGAGAAGGTTTTAGAAGTCCGGCACTCGGCTGAATGCGGAGATGGAGAGTCAGCCAAACTTAGGGAGGATTTGAAGGTGAGCGAACGAGACGACAAGGAGGACTTGAGCGGACGCACAAGCCCGTGCCTCAGCACCGTGTCCTGTGCgagcagctgcagtgcttcaggTGTCCGGATGACCAGCTTCGCTGAGAAAAAGCTGCTGAAACTCAGCCTGCGCGACGGATACTCGAGCACCAGCAACTCTCAGAAGACAACACCGGATGGCTCAGAGACGGCTCCCGCCTGGCAAGGGAAGGAACCGAGCCCAGTGCTGGGAAGGACCATGATGCTCAGTCCTCATGTTGTGCCTTCAGAGCTGCTTCAACTTCACATGCAGCTGGAGGAGCAACGACGCGCCATAGAGTAtcagaagaagaagatggataCTGTTTCAGCTCGGCAGAGACTTAAGCTCGGCAAAGCGGCTTTCTTGAACATTGTTAAGAAGGGTGGAGGGAGGAGTGACACACTTCCTTTACCCCTGAAACACTCCCAGGGATCACCTGGACTAGGAGTTGCAGACAGGAGGACACCAAAGACTCTCTCCTGCAAGGATGATTCCTGTCTGGATGCCTTCAAAGTTCAAACAGGAGCGtcagcagacaaaaacaacaggcTCACCCTGTCCCAAGATAATAGCTCTGAACCTGACCTGAACGACTGCTCCCGCTCCATAGATCTTCTCAATGAAGCCATCAGTTCTattcagcagcagatgatgCAGCTTACTTTACAGCAGGGCCTCCTAATGAAGCAGAGCGCCGTCTCTCCCTCTGAGCCTGTGCAGCCAGAGCCGTGCACGGCCTCCACCACCATGCCAGAGCCCTTGACTTCAGACTCCAAATCATTCGCCGTCAACTTTGTAGATATTGGCGGCAGCAGCTCAACCCCAGTCCGGCGTCCTCCCAGCCTCTCCTCCAGCAAGCGCAGGAGACCGTCAGAGCAGAAACCTGGCAAAGAAAGCAGCAAAACACCGTCTGTCGACTCCAGCAGCTCGTCTTTGGACTGCACGCCTTCTCCAAGAGAATGttctgaggaggagcagagagcgCTTTTGGAGAGCTCAAAGATGGAGAGAAGCATTCAGAGAAATGTCACCTTCAGGGTCCACGAAGGAACTGGCGAGAGGAGTGGGCAATATTCGAGCCAAACCAAACTGCAGGACCCGCTGGTCAGTTCCAAAACATCAGAATCCCCATTGGTGGatgtagaagaagaagagataAATACTGCTGATTCAGGAAACGAGATTGTCAGTGGAGATGAAAGCTCCAGGACCAAGGGTCTTCTGATCGAGGTGGACTTGTCGGAGCTGAAGGCTCCACAAGAGGAATGCATCGTAGACGGTCCAGACAGCACAGCAGAGGGAGAGCAAAAAAACGTGCTGGGCTTCTTCTTCAAG GATGAGGAGAAGGCAGAAGACGAGATGGCGAAGCGGCGTGCTGCCTTCCTACTCAAACAGCAGCGCAAAGCGGAAGAGGCAAGACTGCgcaagcagcagcaggaggccgAGGCGGAGCTCAAACGGGAAGAAGCTCG GCGTAAAGCAGAGGAGGAGCGTATCCGCAAGGAAGAGGAGAAGGCGCGCCGGGAGCTCATTAAACAGGAATACCTGCGGCGGAAGCAGGAAGCCTTGATGGAGGAGCAGGGTCTGGTCAAGCCTCACGTGAGGACAAAATCCCGCAGGAACAGACCAAAGTCGCTGCACCGCGAAGAGTCAAGCAGCTTCTCCAAAGGATCCACCACAC CTGATCTCAGTCTCAGTCACAGAGGATCGACGCTGTCTTTGGCGACCGAAGCCGACAGCGTCATCTCTGGAGAGGCGGAGACATACCG GGCTGAATCTGTGTGCTCCACGGAGTCCTTCCCCATGTTGAGCAGGGCTTCCAGCAGGAACATGGAGCGAGACTGGGAGAACGGCTCCATAACATCCTCCATCACTTCATCCGAGTACAACG gtcctaaactttttaaagaacCAAGCTCTAAGTCCAACAAGCCAATCATCATCAACGCCATCGCCCACTGCTGCCTGGCTGGAAAGGTCAATGAGGTCCAGAAGAATCTTGTTCTTGAG gAGTTGGAAAAGTGTGAATGCAACCATCTGATCATCCTCTTCCGTGACGGCGGGTGCCAGTTCCGTGCCATTTACACATACTCCCCCGAGACGGAGGAGATCACCAAATTCACAGGGACGGGACCGCGCAGCATTAGCCATAAGATGATTGACAAGCTCTACAAATACAGCTCCGACCGCAAGCAGTTCACCATCATCCCCGCCAAGAGCGTGTCTGCCAGCGTGGACGCTCTGACCATCCACAACCACCTCTGGCAGATCAAGAGACCAGGGAGCGCTCGCAGGAAGTGA
- the LOC101161659 gene encoding calmodulin-regulated spectrin-associated protein 1-B isoform X4 codes for MKDVCDGTALLTVIHFYCPEVIRLEDICLKEVPSIADCVYNIQLLTEFSNEYLNKCFYLTPEDLLFSPPVLKNNLMVFIAEVFWWFEIVKPDFVQPKNLQEINDVRLLLQPKGSRSFVPVANVTKRRFLPSSNSADTLTTPPSLDLSAKQKSLSPSHSLPPLRRGQQKTVEEAVSELRNRPNPVTQTDGQHQDSILAWPERRARPLSQPVSSALCFSAQKDAESVIMARSISKDSLTSNIIPPKHMLPAGLPKQRLAAQNLLCHIRIEDEEEETEEEELVSVIHPSAFSRHRNRSDIEPDDIEEQGKTSSSRVSSSTPRQYAAPFMLDQPEDSYYLEPLIAAVPKQAKEKSIRLNKQEESGEMLCRSTVSAPKAHVTSTSQGKPFPAKSSRSTCNPTSEDLAPNSSRLHTEGAAGGAETEKKGFFLHFSGEQDLQGPFSSVIESRQDSDSDVADLEEDEEDEDPIELTKEIEIPGGEKVLEVRHSAECGDGESAKLREDLKVSERDDKEDLSGRTSPCLSTVSCASSCSASGVRMTSFAEKKLLKLSLRDGYSSTSNSQKTTPDGSETAPAWQGKEPSPVLGRTMMLSPHVVPSELLQLHMQLEEQRRAIEYQKKKMDTVSARQRLKLGKAAFLNIVKKGGGRSDTLPLPLKHSQGSPGLGVADRRTPKTLSCKDDSCLDAFKVQTGASADKNNRLTLSQDNSSEPDLNDCSRSIDLLNEAISSIQQQMMQLTLQQGLLMKQSAVSPSEPVQPEPCTASTTMPEPLTSDSKSFAVNFVDIGGSSSTPVRRPPSLSSSKRRRPSEQKPGKESSKTPSVDSSSSSLDCTPSPRECSEEEQRALLESSKMERSIQRNVTFRVHEGTGERSGQYSSQTKLQDPLVSSKTSESPLVDVEEEEINTADSGNEIVSGDESSRTKGLLIEVDLSELKAPQEECIVDGPDSTAEGEQKNVLGFFFKDEEKAEDEMAKRRAAFLLKQQRKAEEARLRKQQQEAEAELKREEARRKAEEERIRKEEEKARRELIKQEYLRRKQEALMEEQGLVKPHVRTKSRRNRPKSLHREESSSFSKGSTTPDLSLSHRGSTLSLATEADSVISGEAETYRAESVCSTESFPMLSRASSRNMERDWENGSITSSITSSEYNGPKLFKEPSSKSNKPIIINAIAHCCLAGKVNEVQKNLVLEELEKCECNHLIILFRDGGCQFRAIYTYSPETEEITKFTGTGPRSISHKMIDKLYKYSSDRKQFTIIPAKSVSASVDALTIHNHLWQIKRPGSARRK; via the exons ATGAAGGATGTGTGCGACGGCACAGCTCTGCTAACTGTGATCCATTTCTATTGCCCGGAGGTTATTAGGCTGGAAG ATATTTGCCTGAAGGAGGTTCCTTCCATAGCAGACTGCGTCTACAACATCCAGCTACTGACAGAGTTTTCTAATGAGTACTTGAACAAATGCTTCTATCTGACGCCAGAGGACCTGCTGTTCTCTCCACCAGTCTTAAAG AATAATTTAATGGTTTTCATTGCTGAAGTTTTCTGGTGGTTTGAGATTGTCAAACCCGATTTTGTGCAGCCCAAAAACCTTCAGGAAATCAATGACG TGAGACTGCTGCTTCAGCCTAAAGGTTCTCGTTCTTTTGTTCCCGTCGCCAACGTAACAAAACGGCGCTTTCTGCCTTCATCCAACTCAGCTGACACTTTGACCACACCCCCGAGCCTCGACCTCAG CGCCAAACAAAAATCATTAAGTCCATCTCACTCATTGCCTCCCCTGAGAcgaggacaacagaaaacagtCGAAGAGGCCGTTTCAG agCTAAGAAATAGACCAAACCCTGTGACACAAACAGATGGACAACACCAGGACTCTATACTGGCTTGGCCAGAGAGGAGGGCGAG ACCTTTATCCCAGCCGGTCTCCTCTGCCTTGTGTTTTTCCGCACAGAAAGATGCAGAGAGCGTCATTATGGCTCGCTCCATTAGCAAAGACAGCTTAACGTCCAACATCATTCCCCCCAAACACATGCTGCCAGCAGGCCTGCCTAAGCAAAGACTCGCTGCTCAAAACCTTCTTTGTCACATCCGGatagaggatgaggaggaggaaacagaggaggaagagctggTTTCTGTGATACACCCCTCTGCGTTTTCGCGACATCGAAACAGGAGCGACATAGAGCCGGATGACATAGAAGAGCAGGGAAAAACCTCATCCTCGAGGGTTTCTTCCAGTACTCCACGTCAATACGCAGCCCCCTTCATGCTGGATCAGCCGGAGGACAGCTACTATCTGGAGCCTTTGATAGCAGCTGTCCCCAAACAAGCCAAGGAGAAGAGCATCCGACTGAACAAACAGGAGGAAAGTGGTGAGATGCTCTGTAGATCAACAGTATCTGCTCCTAAAGCTCATGTCACAAGCACTTCACAGGGTAAACCCTTTCCGGCTAAGTCCAGCAGAAGCACCTGTAACCCCACATCTGAAGATTTAGCTCCTAACTCTTCCAGGCTGCACacagaaggagcagcaggaggtgctgagacagagaaaaaaggctttttccttcacttttcAGGGGAGCAGGACCTTCAAGGTCCTTTCTCCTCTGTTATAGAATCAAGGCAAGACTCTGATTCTGATGTGGCTGATcttgaggaagatgaagaagatgaagatccAATAGAGCTGACCAAAGAGATAGAGATTCCAGGAGGCGAGAAGGTTTTAGAAGTCCGGCACTCGGCTGAATGCGGAGATGGAGAGTCAGCCAAACTTAGGGAGGATTTGAAGGTGAGCGAACGAGACGACAAGGAGGACTTGAGCGGACGCACAAGCCCGTGCCTCAGCACCGTGTCCTGTGCgagcagctgcagtgcttcaggTGTCCGGATGACCAGCTTCGCTGAGAAAAAGCTGCTGAAACTCAGCCTGCGCGACGGATACTCGAGCACCAGCAACTCTCAGAAGACAACACCGGATGGCTCAGAGACGGCTCCCGCCTGGCAAGGGAAGGAACCGAGCCCAGTGCTGGGAAGGACCATGATGCTCAGTCCTCATGTTGTGCCTTCAGAGCTGCTTCAACTTCACATGCAGCTGGAGGAGCAACGACGCGCCATAGAGTAtcagaagaagaagatggataCTGTTTCAGCTCGGCAGAGACTTAAGCTCGGCAAAGCGGCTTTCTTGAACATTGTTAAGAAGGGTGGAGGGAGGAGTGACACACTTCCTTTACCCCTGAAACACTCCCAGGGATCACCTGGACTAGGAGTTGCAGACAGGAGGACACCAAAGACTCTCTCCTGCAAGGATGATTCCTGTCTGGATGCCTTCAAAGTTCAAACAGGAGCGtcagcagacaaaaacaacaggcTCACCCTGTCCCAAGATAATAGCTCTGAACCTGACCTGAACGACTGCTCCCGCTCCATAGATCTTCTCAATGAAGCCATCAGTTCTattcagcagcagatgatgCAGCTTACTTTACAGCAGGGCCTCCTAATGAAGCAGAGCGCCGTCTCTCCCTCTGAGCCTGTGCAGCCAGAGCCGTGCACGGCCTCCACCACCATGCCAGAGCCCTTGACTTCAGACTCCAAATCATTCGCCGTCAACTTTGTAGATATTGGCGGCAGCAGCTCAACCCCAGTCCGGCGTCCTCCCAGCCTCTCCTCCAGCAAGCGCAGGAGACCGTCAGAGCAGAAACCTGGCAAAGAAAGCAGCAAAACACCGTCTGTCGACTCCAGCAGCTCGTCTTTGGACTGCACGCCTTCTCCAAGAGAATGttctgaggaggagcagagagcgCTTTTGGAGAGCTCAAAGATGGAGAGAAGCATTCAGAGAAATGTCACCTTCAGGGTCCACGAAGGAACTGGCGAGAGGAGTGGGCAATATTCGAGCCAAACCAAACTGCAGGACCCGCTGGTCAGTTCCAAAACATCAGAATCCCCATTGGTGGatgtagaagaagaagagataAATACTGCTGATTCAGGAAACGAGATTGTCAGTGGAGATGAAAGCTCCAGGACCAAGGGTCTTCTGATCGAGGTGGACTTGTCGGAGCTGAAGGCTCCACAAGAGGAATGCATCGTAGACGGTCCAGACAGCACAGCAGAGGGAGAGCAAAAAAACGTGCTGGGCTTCTTCTTCAAG GATGAGGAGAAGGCAGAAGACGAGATGGCGAAGCGGCGTGCTGCCTTCCTACTCAAACAGCAGCGCAAAGCGGAAGAGGCAAGACTGCgcaagcagcagcaggaggccgAGGCGGAGCTCAAACGGGAAGAAGCTCG GCGTAAAGCAGAGGAGGAGCGTATCCGCAAGGAAGAGGAGAAGGCGCGCCGGGAGCTCATTAAACAGGAATACCTGCGGCGGAAGCAGGAAGCCTTGATGGAGGAGCAGGGTCTGGTCAAGCCTCACGTGAGGACAAAATCCCGCAGGAACAGACCAAAGTCGCTGCACCGCGAAGAGTCAAGCAGCTTCTCCAAAGGATCCACCACAC CTGATCTCAGTCTCAGTCACAGAGGATCGACGCTGTCTTTGGCGACCGAAGCCGACAGCGTCATCTCTGGAGAGGCGGAGACATACCG GGCTGAATCTGTGTGCTCCACGGAGTCCTTCCCCATGTTGAGCAGGGCTTCCAGCAGGAACATGGAGCGAGACTGGGAGAACGGCTCCATAACATCCTCCATCACTTCATCCGAGTACAACG gtcctaaactttttaaagaacCAAGCTCTAAGTCCAACAAGCCAATCATCATCAACGCCATCGCCCACTGCTGCCTGGCTGGAAAGGTCAATGAGGTCCAGAAGAATCTTGTTCTTGAG gAGTTGGAAAAGTGTGAATGCAACCATCTGATCATCCTCTTCCGTGACGGCGGGTGCCAGTTCCGTGCCATTTACACATACTCCCCCGAGACGGAGGAGATCACCAAATTCACAGGGACGGGACCGCGCAGCATTAGCCATAAGATGATTGACAAGCTCTACAAATACAGCTCCGACCGCAAGCAGTTCACCATCATCCCCGCCAAGAGCGTGTCTGCCAGCGTGGACGCTCTGACCATCCACAACCACCTCTGGCAGATCAAGAGACCAGGGAGCGCTCGCAGGAAGTGA